In Arsenicicoccus sp. oral taxon 190, the following are encoded in one genomic region:
- the htpX gene encoding zinc metalloprotease HtpX, with protein sequence MHRHHNGLKTAALFGVIWALLLGLGALIGGGKFIWLFALAGLGMTFYSYWNSDKLALKAMQAYPVTREQAPAMYRIVEELSARAGQPMPRLYVSPTEAPNAFATGRDPQHAAVCCTEGILQLLDERELRGVLGHELMHVYNRDILTSSVAAAIAGVITSVAQMAMFFGGGHDEDRPNPVVMILMALLAPLAASLIQMAISRTREFDADEDGSSLTGDPLALASALKKLELGIARAPLAPQPDVVNASHMMIANPFRAQDVSKLFSTHPATADRIARLEQMAGYHGR encoded by the coding sequence ATGCACCGGCACCACAACGGTCTGAAGACCGCTGCGCTCTTCGGCGTCATCTGGGCGCTGCTCCTCGGCCTCGGCGCCCTCATCGGCGGCGGCAAGTTCATCTGGCTCTTCGCCCTCGCCGGTCTCGGCATGACCTTCTACTCCTACTGGAACTCCGACAAGCTCGCGCTCAAGGCCATGCAGGCCTACCCGGTCACCCGGGAGCAGGCCCCGGCGATGTACCGCATCGTCGAGGAGCTCTCCGCCAGGGCGGGCCAGCCGATGCCGCGGCTCTACGTCTCCCCGACCGAGGCGCCCAACGCGTTCGCCACCGGTCGCGACCCGCAGCACGCCGCGGTGTGCTGCACGGAGGGGATCCTGCAGCTCCTGGACGAGCGCGAGCTGCGCGGCGTGCTCGGGCACGAGCTGATGCACGTCTACAACCGCGACATCCTCACCAGCTCGGTGGCGGCGGCGATCGCCGGGGTGATCACGAGCGTGGCGCAGATGGCGATGTTCTTCGGCGGCGGCCATGACGAGGACCGCCCCAACCCGGTCGTGATGATCCTGATGGCGCTGCTGGCCCCGCTGGCGGCCAGCCTGATCCAGATGGCGATCTCCCGCACGCGGGAGTTCGACGCCGACGAGGACGGCTCCTCCCTGACCGGCGACCCGCTCGCCCTGGCGTCCGCGCTCAAGAAGCTCGAGCTCGGCATCGCCCGCGCGCCGCTCGCCCCGCAGCCGGACGTCGTCAACGCGAGCCACATGATGATCGCCAACCCCTTCCGCGCGCAGGACGTCAGCAAGCTCTTCAGCACCCACCCCGCCACGGCCGACCGGATCGCGCGGCTCGAGCAGATGGCCGGCTACCACGGGCGCTGA
- the pepN gene encoding aminopeptidase N: MTSLTRTEARMRAATVTDPRYAVELDLTGGERTFASRTVLTFAGTEGGETFVDLKATELHEATLNGAPLPHDAWADGRLHLTGLAADNELVVRATMTFSKDGSGLHRAVDPADGEHYVYGHSFMDAAPRVFACFDQPDLKAPYTFTVTAPSDWVVIGNGASTRDGDVWHLAETAPIATYFVSICAGPYAAVTDEHDGIPLGLFARRSIREELEANAPQILAVTRASFDYFHELFGIRYAFGKYDQVWVPEFNAGAMENPGCVVLRDEYLFRSAVTRGQLLGRDNTVSHEMAHMWFGDLVTLAWWDDLWLNESFAEYMASRCVVGTGLYPDAWADQGIVRKAWGYAAERSPSTHPVAGNGSEDALAALQNFDGISYAKGSAVLRQLIAYIGDEAFVAGVRDYLTRHAHGNAEMGDFFAAMERAYGAPLTDWTDAWLRTAGLDQIRVDLDCADESSQVVRAEIVRVAPEDHPADRSHRLDVAGWTDGEEVVRTELTVDAERSVVPALLDRPRPAVVVPNASDLTWATVVLDEDTLRRLPEQLPQLDDLAARVVVWNALRDGLALATVDPRLAVDVFCAAWPLERDDSVLGAVGGWITGTVVGVYLPEEERREARERVAAAAATALAEAEPGSTQALAAARVVASASTDVALLRRWYSGAELPAGLEGDDDFRWLVATTLAGDDELSVAELDEAREADRTVTGTLAWLGARAARPTAQDKAWAWAEFTEQLGRSNHEMNALAGRFWTTGSTEVLRPYVDRYFADVPAMCAWVGDDAMARVARLAYPVHLAEPATLQASQEAQQRSDLTAAVRRGIVDQETILRQVLASRQTYRG, from the coding sequence ATGACCAGCCTGACCCGCACCGAGGCGCGGATGCGTGCCGCGACCGTGACAGACCCCCGCTACGCCGTCGAGCTCGACCTGACCGGGGGCGAGCGGACCTTCGCGAGCCGGACCGTCCTGACCTTCGCGGGCACCGAGGGCGGGGAGACCTTCGTGGACCTCAAGGCGACCGAGCTGCACGAGGCGACCCTCAACGGCGCGCCCCTGCCGCACGACGCCTGGGCCGACGGGCGGCTGCACCTCACCGGGCTCGCGGCGGACAACGAGCTGGTCGTGCGGGCCACCATGACCTTCAGCAAGGACGGGTCGGGGCTGCACCGCGCGGTGGACCCGGCCGACGGCGAGCACTACGTCTACGGCCACTCCTTCATGGACGCCGCGCCCCGCGTCTTCGCGTGCTTCGACCAGCCGGACCTCAAGGCGCCCTACACGTTCACCGTGACCGCGCCGAGCGACTGGGTGGTCATCGGCAACGGCGCGTCGACCCGCGACGGCGACGTCTGGCACCTGGCCGAGACCGCCCCGATCGCGACCTACTTCGTGTCGATCTGCGCCGGGCCCTATGCCGCGGTGACCGACGAGCACGACGGGATCCCGCTCGGGCTCTTCGCCCGCCGCTCGATCCGCGAGGAGCTGGAGGCCAACGCGCCGCAGATCCTCGCGGTGACCCGGGCGAGCTTCGACTACTTCCACGAGCTCTTCGGGATCCGTTACGCCTTCGGCAAGTACGACCAGGTGTGGGTGCCGGAGTTCAACGCCGGCGCGATGGAGAACCCCGGCTGCGTGGTGCTGCGCGACGAGTACCTCTTCCGGTCCGCGGTGACGCGGGGGCAGCTGCTCGGCCGCGACAACACGGTGAGCCACGAGATGGCGCACATGTGGTTCGGCGACCTGGTGACGCTGGCCTGGTGGGACGACCTGTGGCTCAACGAGTCGTTCGCGGAGTACATGGCCTCGCGCTGCGTCGTCGGCACCGGGCTTTACCCCGACGCGTGGGCGGACCAGGGGATCGTCCGCAAGGCGTGGGGCTACGCCGCCGAGCGGTCGCCGTCGACGCACCCGGTGGCGGGCAACGGCAGCGAGGACGCGCTGGCCGCGCTGCAGAACTTCGACGGCATCTCCTACGCCAAGGGGTCGGCGGTGCTGCGCCAGCTGATCGCCTACATCGGGGACGAGGCGTTCGTGGCCGGGGTGCGGGACTACCTGACCCGGCACGCCCACGGCAATGCCGAGATGGGTGACTTCTTCGCCGCGATGGAGCGCGCGTATGGCGCCCCCCTCACCGACTGGACGGACGCCTGGCTGCGCACCGCCGGGCTCGACCAGATCCGGGTGGACCTGGATTGCGCGGACGAGTCCTCGCAGGTGGTGCGCGCCGAGATCGTGCGGGTCGCCCCCGAGGACCACCCGGCCGACCGGTCCCACCGCCTGGACGTGGCGGGCTGGACCGACGGCGAGGAGGTCGTGCGGACCGAGCTGACGGTGGACGCCGAGCGGTCCGTCGTGCCGGCGCTGCTGGACCGGCCGCGCCCGGCGGTGGTCGTGCCCAACGCCTCCGACCTGACCTGGGCGACCGTGGTGCTCGACGAGGACACGCTGCGCCGGCTGCCCGAGCAGCTGCCGCAGCTGGACGACCTCGCGGCGCGCGTGGTCGTGTGGAACGCCCTGCGGGACGGCCTGGCGCTCGCGACCGTCGACCCGCGCCTGGCAGTGGACGTCTTCTGCGCCGCGTGGCCGCTCGAGCGGGACGACTCGGTGCTCGGCGCCGTGGGCGGCTGGATCACGGGGACCGTCGTGGGGGTCTACCTGCCCGAGGAGGAGCGGCGCGAGGCGCGCGAGCGGGTGGCCGCTGCCGCGGCGACGGCGCTCGCGGAGGCCGAGCCCGGCTCGACGCAGGCGCTGGCGGCCGCGCGGGTCGTGGCGTCGGCGTCGACCGACGTGGCGCTGCTGCGGCGGTGGTACTCCGGGGCCGAGCTGCCCGCCGGGCTCGAGGGTGACGACGACTTCCGGTGGCTCGTGGCGACGACGCTGGCCGGCGACGACGAGCTGTCGGTGGCCGAGCTCGACGAGGCCCGGGAGGCCGACCGGACCGTGACCGGGACGCTGGCGTGGCTCGGGGCGCGGGCGGCGCGGCCGACGGCGCAGGACAAGGCGTGGGCGTGGGCCGAGTTCACCGAGCAGCTGGGTCGGTCCAACCACGAGATGAACGCCCTGGCAGGTCGCTTCTGGACGACGGGGTCGACGGAGGTGCTGCGTCCCTACGTGGACCGCTACTTCGCGGACGTCCCGGCCATGTGCGCGTGGGTGGGCGATGACGCGATGGCACGGGTGGCGCGGCTGGCCTACCCGGTGCACCTGGCGGAGCCGGCGACGCTGCAGGCCTCCCAGGAGGCGCAGCAGCGGTCGGACCTGACGGCGGCGGTGCGGCGGGGGATCGTGGACCAGGAGACGATCCTGCGCCAGGTGCTCGCCTCCCGCCAGACCTACCGGGGGTAG
- a CDS encoding AEC family transporter: MLAALVQVVLPVVLVAAVGFVLARSFALDRQTLNKVGMHGLTPALAFTSIVKTEVSPGQGVWLVAAYVAANVLAGLVAWAVAGRWGGSTRRGVVACTVIGNNGNFGLPVALLALGQPGLDQALVIFIVSIVVMFTIGPVLYGSHDGLGAGLRSLVRLPVLWALVAASVVRMTSLSVPVGLMRGIELLAGAAIPLVLLQLGVQLGQSRRVHLTGPVLTGVALRSVLLPLLGLAVALLLPLPTLSAQSLVLALAMPTAVNAFLLAEEFRGDSELVASVVAVTTLVAVPVVALVVSLLPLIH; the protein is encoded by the coding sequence GTGCTCGCTGCCCTCGTCCAGGTCGTGCTGCCCGTCGTGCTCGTGGCGGCGGTCGGCTTCGTGCTGGCGCGGTCCTTCGCGCTGGACCGGCAGACGCTCAACAAGGTGGGGATGCACGGGCTGACGCCGGCGCTGGCGTTCACCTCGATCGTCAAGACCGAGGTGTCCCCCGGCCAGGGCGTGTGGCTCGTGGCGGCCTACGTCGCGGCCAACGTCCTCGCCGGGCTCGTCGCGTGGGCCGTCGCCGGACGGTGGGGCGGGAGCACCCGCCGCGGCGTGGTGGCCTGCACCGTGATCGGCAACAACGGCAACTTCGGCCTGCCCGTGGCGCTGCTCGCGCTCGGCCAGCCCGGGTTGGACCAGGCGCTCGTGATCTTCATCGTCTCGATCGTGGTGATGTTCACGATCGGGCCGGTGCTCTACGGCTCGCACGACGGCCTGGGCGCCGGGCTGCGCTCGCTCGTGCGGCTGCCCGTGCTGTGGGCGCTCGTGGCCGCGTCGGTCGTGCGTATGACGAGCCTCTCCGTCCCGGTGGGCCTGATGCGCGGCATCGAGCTGCTGGCCGGGGCCGCCATCCCCCTGGTGCTGCTGCAGCTGGGGGTCCAGCTCGGGCAGTCGCGCCGGGTGCACCTGACCGGCCCCGTGCTGACCGGTGTGGCGCTGCGGTCGGTGCTGCTGCCGCTGCTCGGGCTGGCGGTGGCGCTGCTGCTGCCGCTGCCGACGCTGTCCGCGCAGTCCCTGGTGCTGGCCCTGGCGATGCCGACGGCGGTGAATGCCTTCCTGCTGGCCGAGGAGTTCCGGGGCGACTCGGAGCTGGTGGCCAGCGTGGTCGCCGTGACGACCCTGGTCGCGGTGCCGGTGGTCGCGCTGGTCGTGAGCCTGCTGCCGCTGATCCACTGA
- a CDS encoding YajQ family cyclic di-GMP-binding protein has translation MADSSFDIVSKVDKQEVDNAINQAAKEVAQRYDFKGVGASIEWSGDNVLIKANTPERCAAVLDVFETKLVRRGVSLKSFDFGDDKEAKPSGKEYRLEGAMRDGITQDNAKKISKLIRDEGPKSVKAQIQGDELRVTSKSRDDLQAVQRLVKEADLDFAVQFTNYH, from the coding sequence ATGGCGGACAGCTCGTTCGACATCGTCAGCAAGGTCGACAAGCAGGAGGTCGACAACGCGATCAACCAGGCGGCCAAGGAGGTCGCCCAGCGCTACGACTTCAAGGGGGTCGGCGCCTCCATCGAGTGGAGCGGCGACAACGTCCTGATCAAGGCCAACACCCCCGAGCGGTGCGCCGCGGTGCTGGACGTCTTCGAGACCAAGCTGGTGCGGCGGGGGGTGTCGCTCAAGTCCTTCGACTTCGGCGACGACAAGGAGGCCAAGCCGTCGGGCAAGGAGTACCGCCTCGAGGGGGCCATGCGCGACGGCATCACCCAGGACAACGCCAAGAAGATCTCCAAGCTGATCCGCGACGAGGGGCCCAAGTCGGTCAAGGCGCAGATCCAGGGCGACGAGCTGCGGGTCACCTCCAAGTCCCGCGACGACCTGCAGGCCGTGCAGCGGCTGGTCAAGGAGGCCGACCTGGACTTCGCGGTCCAGTTCACCAACTACCACTGA
- a CDS encoding ATP-binding protein, whose protein sequence is MPMAPRPPAPLPRGRLLAGWVLAVVAPALLTGVLLLVGVTDRWVPAAAQGYLLVTVLVAVVGGLGPALVCAVLSSLLQNWWFVPPLHRLSVQDPAHAAVLVIGLVVAVVVATVVHLAAARARAARAAERLARDDRDRRALLAAVSHDLRTPLAGIKAAVGELRAQDVTHSAATRALLLQEADASADRLDDLISNLLDVSRLEAGALTAQLEETDVDDVLHAVVEGSLNAARVSLVPGHRTAWADPGLLERVLANLVANALRHTSWGVAVESAATGEAVEIRVVDHGEGVADERLFAAFHQVGDRSGGGLGLGLTVARGLTEAMDGTLDVRATPGGGLTMVVTLPAGPAARETTRAGTRAQAVDGAGG, encoded by the coding sequence ATGCCGATGGCCCCCCGCCCGCCCGCGCCGCTGCCCCGCGGCCGGTTGCTGGCCGGGTGGGTGCTGGCGGTGGTGGCGCCGGCGCTGCTGACGGGGGTGCTGCTGCTGGTGGGGGTGACCGACCGCTGGGTCCCGGCGGCGGCGCAGGGCTACCTGCTCGTGACGGTGCTGGTCGCGGTGGTCGGGGGCCTGGGGCCGGCGCTGGTGTGCGCGGTGCTGTCGTCGCTGCTGCAGAACTGGTGGTTCGTCCCGCCGCTGCACCGCCTGTCGGTGCAGGACCCGGCGCACGCGGCGGTGCTGGTGATCGGCCTGGTGGTGGCGGTCGTGGTGGCGACGGTGGTGCACCTCGCGGCGGCCCGGGCCCGCGCGGCCCGGGCGGCGGAGCGGCTGGCGCGCGACGACCGGGACCGGCGGGCGCTGCTCGCGGCGGTGTCGCACGACCTGCGCACCCCGCTCGCCGGGATCAAGGCGGCGGTGGGGGAGCTGCGCGCCCAGGACGTCACGCACAGCGCCGCCACCCGCGCCCTGCTGCTGCAGGAGGCGGACGCGTCGGCGGACCGGCTCGACGACCTCATCAGCAACCTGCTCGACGTGTCCCGGCTCGAGGCGGGAGCGCTCACCGCGCAGCTCGAGGAGACCGACGTCGACGACGTGCTGCACGCGGTGGTGGAGGGGTCGCTCAACGCGGCTCGGGTCAGCCTGGTCCCGGGGCACCGGACCGCGTGGGCCGACCCCGGTCTGCTCGAGCGGGTCCTCGCCAACCTCGTGGCCAACGCGCTGCGGCACACCTCCTGGGGCGTCGCGGTCGAGTCTGCGGCCACGGGCGAGGCCGTGGAGATCCGGGTCGTCGACCACGGGGAGGGGGTCGCGGACGAACGGCTCTTCGCGGCCTTCCACCAGGTCGGGGACCGCAGCGGCGGCGGGCTGGGGCTGGGGCTGACCGTCGCGCGGGGGCTCACCGAGGCGATGGACGGCACGCTGGACGTCCGCGCCACGCCGGGCGGCGGCCTGACGATGGTGGTGACCCTCCCGGCCGGGCCGGCGGCCCGGGAGACGACCCGGGCCGGCACGAGAGCCCAGGCCGTGGACGGAGCGGGAGGCTAG
- a CDS encoding response regulator transcription factor yields the protein MAERIVVVEDDPSLARTLGITLRARGYDVEAVATGRAALAAHAARGADLVLLDLGLPDLDGVTVLERLRRTSQVPVVVLSARREADDKVAALDAGADDYVTKPFGPEELMARVRAALRRGHPTAGLGGPDDAATGSPGGPVPAGPHGAALPGRVTTADFTLDFAAYEARVRGSGIRLTPTEWRLLAELARHGGQVVPHADLLRAAWGPAYGRESNYLRVYANQLRRKLEPEPREPRYLVTVPGVGYRLDVPAPTPAPAPAPAPR from the coding sequence ATGGCGGAGCGGATCGTGGTGGTCGAGGACGACCCGTCCCTGGCCCGGACCCTCGGCATCACGCTGCGGGCCCGGGGATACGACGTGGAGGCGGTGGCGACCGGGAGGGCCGCGCTCGCCGCCCACGCGGCCCGGGGCGCCGACCTGGTGCTGCTGGACCTGGGGCTGCCCGACCTGGACGGCGTGACCGTGCTGGAGCGGCTGCGACGCACGAGCCAGGTCCCGGTCGTGGTGCTGTCGGCCCGCCGCGAGGCGGACGACAAGGTGGCCGCGCTGGACGCCGGCGCCGACGACTACGTGACCAAGCCCTTCGGGCCCGAGGAGCTCATGGCGCGGGTCCGGGCGGCGCTGCGCCGCGGCCACCCCACGGCGGGCCTGGGTGGTCCCGACGACGCCGCCACCGGCAGCCCGGGCGGACCGGTCCCGGCAGGACCCCACGGGGCCGCCCTGCCGGGACGGGTCACGACGGCCGACTTCACCCTCGACTTCGCGGCGTACGAGGCGCGGGTGCGGGGGAGCGGCATACGGCTCACCCCGACCGAGTGGCGGCTGCTCGCCGAGCTGGCCCGCCACGGCGGGCAGGTGGTGCCGCACGCCGACCTGCTGCGCGCCGCGTGGGGCCCCGCCTACGGCCGGGAGTCCAACTACCTGCGGGTCTACGCCAACCAGCTGCGCCGCAAGCTGGAGCCCGAGCCGCGCGAGCCGCGCTACCTCGTGACGGTGCCGGGGGTCGGCTACCGCCTGGACGTGCCGGCACCAACTCCAGCCCCAGCGCCCGCGCCGGCGCCGCGCTGA
- a CDS encoding amino acid permease, with product MTTTTDPVVDAPALPESLPYRLKTRLLGRPLNTAEAEHERLGNGLALGVLSSDCISSSAYGSEEMLLVLLPVLGLMAYDALLPLTGVVLLVLLIVTLAYRQVVMIYTKAGGSYVVARDNFGPVVAQVGAVALMLDYIVTVAVQAAAGTAALTSAVPALLPASLWITVVVVCGLAYGNLRGLREAGRAFAFPTYFFVGAMAVVIVTGIVREVLGDLPHYDPVAAQAHGGLEIGHGSAALSIGVVYILMKSFANGGSSLTGLEAISNGVSTFTAPAGRNARRTLVVMSCLLAGLVGGVSWLAHETHAVVYAAGSPTVISQVARAVFPDNGFGHVLFLVVQLATMLILYTGANTPFNGFPYLANFVAEDGFLPRWLQKRGHRLAFSNGIVLLTVVALALILVTGAHVDKLVAFYAIGVFTGFTLAGFGMAAHYRRADPLDEPHRTRNIVLNTATGVVSLVVVVVFAVTKFTEGAWLVVVVFPIMVLGLLRLHREYTREAQILATHPVAQPVRIAPTSIVVVLVDTVDLALVRALRYARTLKPAQLRCVHLVVDTAHAERLQQAWDQLETRDLALELVDCPDRRLDRTAMLYTHRLVERYPTAQVTVLLPRRTYGAVLGRLLHDKTADRLAAAVSRVHGVAATIVPFDASASQRQAPASEHPGPLQPAIDPLAPVPPQVWEPQDRAADLAAVPSAAGVIDIGAARPREVVTVRGRVESMRVSALASSPALVCELTDGTGRISVQFYGRRLVAGIHPGTAMEVTGRVARSQGETVIANPTYELVTPALTGPR from the coding sequence GTGACCACCACGACCGACCCCGTTGTCGACGCTCCAGCGCTCCCGGAGAGCCTGCCCTACCGCCTCAAGACCCGGCTGCTCGGGCGCCCCCTCAACACCGCGGAGGCCGAGCACGAGCGGCTCGGCAACGGCCTGGCCCTCGGCGTCCTGTCCAGCGACTGCATCTCGTCGTCCGCGTACGGCTCGGAGGAGATGCTGCTGGTCCTGCTGCCCGTGCTGGGGCTCATGGCCTACGACGCGCTGCTGCCGCTGACCGGCGTGGTGCTGCTGGTGCTGCTCATCGTCACCCTGGCCTACCGCCAGGTCGTCATGATCTACACCAAGGCGGGTGGGTCCTATGTCGTGGCCCGCGACAACTTCGGCCCGGTCGTGGCGCAGGTGGGGGCCGTGGCGCTGATGCTGGACTACATCGTGACGGTGGCCGTCCAGGCCGCGGCGGGCACGGCTGCGCTGACGTCCGCGGTCCCGGCGCTGCTGCCGGCGAGTCTGTGGATCACGGTCGTGGTGGTGTGCGGCCTGGCCTACGGCAACCTGCGGGGGCTGCGGGAGGCCGGGCGCGCGTTCGCCTTCCCCACGTACTTCTTCGTCGGGGCGATGGCCGTGGTCATCGTGACGGGCATCGTGCGCGAGGTCCTCGGCGATCTGCCGCACTACGACCCGGTGGCGGCGCAGGCCCACGGCGGCCTGGAGATCGGGCACGGCTCGGCGGCGCTGTCCATCGGGGTGGTCTACATCCTCATGAAGTCCTTCGCCAACGGCGGGTCCTCGCTGACCGGCCTGGAGGCCATCTCCAACGGCGTCTCCACCTTCACCGCCCCCGCCGGGCGCAACGCCCGCCGGACCCTCGTCGTCATGAGCTGCCTGCTCGCGGGGCTCGTCGGCGGCGTGTCCTGGCTGGCCCACGAGACGCACGCTGTGGTCTACGCCGCCGGCTCGCCCACCGTGATCTCCCAGGTCGCGCGGGCGGTCTTCCCCGACAACGGGTTCGGGCACGTGCTGTTCCTCGTCGTGCAGCTCGCGACCATGCTCATCCTCTACACCGGGGCCAACACGCCCTTCAACGGCTTCCCCTACCTCGCCAACTTCGTGGCCGAGGACGGCTTCCTGCCCCGCTGGCTGCAGAAGCGCGGCCACCGCCTCGCCTTCTCCAACGGGATCGTGCTGCTCACCGTGGTGGCGCTGGCGCTGATCCTCGTGACCGGGGCGCACGTCGACAAGCTGGTGGCGTTCTACGCCATCGGGGTGTTCACGGGCTTCACGCTCGCGGGCTTCGGGATGGCGGCGCACTACCGGCGCGCCGACCCCCTCGACGAGCCCCACCGGACCCGCAACATCGTCCTCAACACGGCCACCGGCGTGGTGTCCCTGGTCGTCGTCGTGGTCTTCGCCGTCACGAAGTTCACCGAGGGCGCGTGGCTGGTCGTGGTGGTCTTCCCGATCATGGTGCTCGGGCTGCTGCGCCTGCACCGGGAGTACACCCGTGAGGCCCAGATCCTCGCCACCCACCCCGTGGCCCAGCCGGTGCGGATCGCCCCCACGTCGATCGTCGTGGTGCTCGTCGACACGGTGGACCTCGCGCTGGTGCGGGCGCTGCGCTACGCCCGCACCCTCAAGCCGGCGCAGCTGCGGTGCGTGCACCTGGTGGTGGACACCGCGCACGCGGAGCGGCTGCAGCAGGCCTGGGACCAGCTCGAGACCCGGGACCTGGCGCTGGAGCTCGTCGACTGCCCGGACCGACGGCTGGACCGGACCGCGATGCTCTACACGCACCGCCTCGTCGAGCGCTACCCGACGGCGCAGGTCACCGTCCTGCTCCCGCGGCGCACGTACGGCGCCGTCCTCGGCCGGCTGCTGCACGACAAGACCGCGGACCGGCTGGCGGCGGCGGTGTCCCGGGTCCACGGCGTCGCGGCGACGATCGTGCCCTTCGACGCGTCCGCGTCGCAGCGGCAGGCCCCCGCCTCCGAGCACCCGGGCCCGCTGCAGCCGGCGATCGACCCGCTCGCCCCGGTCCCGCCCCAGGTCTGGGAGCCGCAGGACCGCGCCGCCGACCTGGCGGCCGTCCCGAGCGCCGCCGGCGTGATCGACATCGGCGCGGCCCGGCCCCGGGAGGTCGTCACGGTCCGGGGTCGGGTGGAGTCGATGCGGGTGTCGGCGCTGGCGTCCAGCCCCGCCCTGGTGTGCGAGCTCACCGACGGCACCGGCCGGATCTCCGTGCAGTTCTACGGCCGCCGCCTCGTCGCGGGGATCCACCCCGGGACGGCGATGGAGGTGACCGGCCGGGTCGCCCGCAGCCAGGGGGAGACGGTGATCGCCAACCCGACATACGAGCTGGTCACCCCCGCCCTGACCGGCCCGCGCTGA
- a CDS encoding CoA transferase, translated as MPCTDAPLAGTRVVTLAVNVPGPVAAARLRRLGAHVVKVQPPAGDPLGDYCAAWLAELDAGLELRSLDLKSREGRAELDELLTSADVLLTASRGSALRRLGLGWEELHARCPRLVHVAVVGHAAPDDDVAGHDLTYQATAGLLTPPQLPAVLVADLAGAERAVSEALAGLLLRARTGEGSRREVAFADCAADLAASARHGLTAPGGLLGGGFAGYGLYPAQDGYVALAALEPHFWRRAQELLGGDADTIAQTLRTRTAAQWQRLAEEQDLPLVAVASTAAGADTGAGADADAEAGADARTDTRADAGAGVAEGAW; from the coding sequence ATGCCGTGCACCGACGCCCCGCTCGCGGGGACCCGGGTCGTGACGCTCGCCGTCAACGTGCCCGGGCCGGTGGCGGCCGCCCGGCTCCGTCGGCTGGGGGCGCACGTGGTCAAGGTGCAGCCGCCGGCGGGCGACCCGCTCGGGGACTACTGCGCCGCGTGGCTCGCCGAGCTGGACGCCGGCCTCGAGCTCCGGTCGCTGGACCTGAAGTCCCGCGAGGGCCGCGCCGAGCTCGACGAGCTGCTGACCTCGGCGGACGTGCTCCTCACCGCGAGCCGGGGGTCGGCGCTGCGGCGGCTCGGGCTCGGGTGGGAGGAGCTGCACGCCCGCTGCCCCCGGCTCGTGCACGTGGCCGTCGTGGGGCACGCCGCGCCCGACGACGACGTGGCCGGGCACGACCTGACCTACCAGGCCACGGCCGGGCTGCTCACCCCGCCGCAGCTGCCGGCGGTCCTCGTCGCCGACCTCGCCGGCGCCGAGCGCGCCGTCTCCGAGGCGCTCGCCGGGCTGCTGCTGCGGGCCCGGACGGGGGAGGGGAGCCGTCGGGAGGTGGCCTTCGCGGACTGTGCGGCCGACCTGGCGGCCTCGGCCCGGCACGGCCTCACCGCACCCGGAGGGCTGCTGGGCGGCGGGTTCGCGGGCTACGGCCTGTATCCCGCGCAGGACGGCTACGTCGCGCTCGCGGCGCTGGAGCCGCACTTCTGGCGGCGGGCGCAGGAGCTGCTGGGCGGCGACGCCGACACCATCGCGCAGACGCTGCGCACCCGCACCGCCGCGCAGTGGCAACGCCTCGCCGAGGAGCAGGACCTGCCGCTCGTCGCCGTCGCCAGCACGGCAGCCGGCGCCGACACCGGTGCTGGTGCGGACGCCGACGCCGAAGCTGGTGCGGACGCCCGCACCGACACCCGTGCCGATGCCGGTGCGGGAGTGGCGGAGGGTGCCTGGTGA
- a CDS encoding helical backbone metal receptor gives MTRFLDDLGHPVVLPRTPRRVVSLVPSLTEAVAWSAPDVLVGATDWCTHPTELQVTRVRGTKNPDLDAIAALEPDLVVSDEEENRAPDLAALRERGIAVWTTQIRSVDTALRSIGRLVEALDVRRPDWLDDAHEAWTAPTRVDPDRRVRAVIPVWRRPWMHVGSQTYAGDVLRRLGVDNVLRHHPDRYPAIPLPELPPADLVILPDEPYAFAADDGPEAFAPLPSALVDGRALTWYGPAMIGAPERLVRQLRRRVGT, from the coding sequence GTGACCCGCTTCCTGGACGACCTGGGGCACCCGGTGGTGCTGCCGCGCACGCCCCGCCGGGTCGTCAGCCTCGTGCCGTCGCTGACGGAGGCGGTCGCGTGGAGCGCGCCGGACGTCCTCGTCGGGGCGACCGACTGGTGCACCCACCCCACGGAGCTGCAGGTCACCCGGGTCCGCGGCACCAAGAACCCTGACCTCGACGCCATCGCGGCGCTCGAGCCCGACCTGGTCGTCAGCGACGAGGAGGAGAACCGCGCACCCGACCTCGCCGCCCTGCGCGAGCGCGGGATCGCCGTCTGGACCACCCAGATCCGCTCGGTCGACACCGCGCTGCGGTCCATCGGTCGGCTCGTGGAGGCGCTCGACGTGCGGCGGCCCGACTGGCTGGACGACGCCCACGAGGCGTGGACCGCGCCGACGCGCGTCGACCCCGACCGCAGGGTGCGCGCCGTCATACCGGTCTGGCGCCGCCCGTGGATGCACGTGGGGTCGCAGACGTATGCCGGCGACGTGCTGCGGCGGCTCGGGGTGGACAACGTGCTGCGGCACCACCCGGACCGCTACCCCGCGATCCCGCTGCCGGAGCTGCCGCCGGCCGACCTGGTGATCCTCCCGGACGAGCCCTACGCCTTCGCCGCAGACGACGGGCCGGAGGCCTTCGCCCCGCTGCCCAGCGCTCTCGTCGACGGCCGCGCGCTCACGTGGTACGGCCCGGCGATGATCGGCGCCCCGGAGCGGCTCGTCCGCCAGCTGCGGCGCCGGGTCGGGACGTGA